The following proteins come from a genomic window of Acinonyx jubatus isolate Ajub_Pintada_27869175 chromosome C1, VMU_Ajub_asm_v1.0, whole genome shotgun sequence:
- the ZYG11B gene encoding protein zyg-11 homolog B: MEEASPYSLLDICLNFLTTHLEKFCSARQDGTLCLQEPGVFPQEVADRLLQTMAFHGLLNDGTVGIFRGNQMRLKRACIRKAKISAVAFRKAFCHHKLVELDATGVNADITITDIISGLGSNKWIQQNLQCLVLNSLTLSLEDPYERCFSRLSGLRALSITNVLFYNEDLAEVASLPRLESLDISNTSITDITALLACKDRLKSLTMHHLKCLKMTTTQILDVVRELKHLNHLDISDDKQFTSDIALRLLEQKDILPNLVSLDVSGRKHVTDKAVEAFIQQRPSMQFVGLLATDAGYSEFLTGEGHLKVSGEANETQIAEALKRYSERAFFVREALFHLFSLTHVMEKTKPEILKLVVTGMRNHPMNLPVQLAASACVFNLTKQDLAAGMPVRLLADVTHLLLKAMEHFPNHQQLQKNCLLSLCSDRILQDVPFNRFEAAKLVMQWLCNHEDQNMQRMAVAIISILAAKLSTEQTAQLGAELFIVRQLLQIVKQKTNQNSVDTTLKFTLSALWNLTDESPTTCRHFIENQGLELFMRVLESFPTESSIQQKVLGLLNNIAEVQELHSELMWKDFIDHISSLLHSVEVEVSYFAAGIIAHLISRGEQAWTLSRSQRNSLLDDLHSAILKWPTPECEMVAYRSFNPFFPLLGCFTTPGVQLWAVWAMQHVCSKNPSRYCSMLIEEGGLQHLYNIKEHEQTDPHVQQIAVAILDSLEKHIVRHGRPPPCKKQPQARLN; this comes from the exons GAGGAGGCATCTCCGTATTCCTTACTTGATATCTGCTTAAATTTCCTGACTACTCACCTTGAGAAGTTCTGTTCAGCAAGACAAGATGGAACATTGTGTCTGCAGGAACCTGGAGTATTCCCACAGGAGGTGGCTGATCGACTGCTTCAGACCATGGCCTTTCATG gTCTACTGAATGATGGAACTGTAGGTATTTTCAGGGGCAACCAGATGCGCTTAAAGCGAGCTTGCATTCGCAAAGCCAAGATCTCTGCGGTTGCTTTCCGGAAAGCCTTCTGCCACCACAAGTTAGTGGAACTTGATGCCACAGGTGTGAATGCTGACATCACAATTACAGACATCATCAGTGGGCTTGGCAGTAACAAATGGATCCAGCAAAATCTCCAGTGCCTAGTGCTGAACTCATTAACTCTCTCCCTTGAAGATCCTTATGAGCGGTGCTTCAGCCGGCTTTCTGGCCTTCGAGCATTAAGCATCACTAACGTTCTCTTTTATAATGAAGACCTGGCTGAAGTTGCCTCGTTGCCAAGATTAGAGAGCCTGGATATTTCTAACACCTCGATCACAGACATCACAGCTTTGCTGGCCTGCAAAGACCGACTCAAGTCTCTAACCATGCACCacttgaaatgtttaaaaatgacaaCTACCCAGATATTGGATGTTGTTCGGGAACTGAAACATCTGAATCATCTTGATATTTCAGATGATAAACAGTTTACATCAGACATAGCTCTTCGCTTACTAGAACAAAAGGACATCCTACCCAACCTTGTCTCACTAGATGTTTCTGGGAGAAAGCATGTGACAGATAAAGCTGTTGAAGCCTTTATACAACAACGGCCCAGCATGCAGTTTGTAGGTTTGCTGGCCACTGATGCAGGTTACTCTGAATTCCTCACCGGCGAAGGACATTTGAAG GTGTCTGGAGAAGCCAATGAAACTCAGATTGCAGAAGCATTGAAGCGGTACAGTGAACGGGCATTCTTTGTCCGGGAAGCCCTATTTCACCTTTTTAGCCTGACTCATGTGATggaaaaaacaaagccagaaattTTAAAG cttgtgGTTACTGGGATGAGAAACCACCCTATGAATTTGCCAGTACAACTTGCTGCAAGCGCCTGTGTATTTAACTTAACTAAGCAAGATCTTGCTGCAGGAATGCCTGTCCGACTGCTGGCCGATGTGACCCATTTGCTGCTCAAAGCCATGGAACATTTTCCCAATCACCAGCAG TTACAGAAGAATTGCCTCCTTTCACTTTGCAGTGACCGGATCCTTCAAGATGTTCCATTCAACAG GTTTGAAGCAGCCAAGCTTGTCATGCAGTGGCTCTGCAACCATGAGGATCAAAACATGCAAAGGATGGCAGTTGCTATCATTTCCATCCTGGCTGCCAAG CTTTctacagaacaaactgcacagcTTGGTGCTGAACTCTTCATTGTCAGG caACTTCTTCAAATAGTGAAACAGAAAACCAATCAAAATTCAGTGGACACTACTTTGAAGTTTACTTTGAGTGCACTTTGGAACCTCACAGATGAATCTCCAACCACTTGCAGACATTTTATTGAAAACCAAGGGTTAGAACTCTTCATGCGGGTTCTAGAG tctttcCCAACTGAGTCATCCATTCAACAGAAAGTTCTAGGACTTTTG aataatatAGCTGAAGTGCAAGAATTGCATTCTGAATTAATGTGGAAGGATTTTATAGACCACATCAGTAGCCTTCTGCATAGTGTTGAAGTGGAAGTCAGTTACTTTGCAGCTGGAATTATTGCCCATTTAATATCTAGAGGTGAACAAGCTTGGACATTGAGCCGTAGCCAGAGGAATTCTCTTCTGGATGATCTG CATTCAGCTATTTTGAAATGGCCAACTCCAGAGTGTGAGATGGTAGCATACAG gtcctttaatccatttttcccTTTACTTGGCTGTTTCACAACACCAGGAGTCCAGCTATGGGCAGTTTGGGCCATGCAACATGTCTGCAGCAAGAATC